One Fundulus heteroclitus isolate FHET01 chromosome 1, MU-UCD_Fhet_4.1, whole genome shotgun sequence genomic window carries:
- the apobec2b gene encoding C->U-editing enzyme APOBEC-2b, producing MADRTSRLGVRKKEKTPETKANEEKDKEKAKEKAVKSPDKHSKAQEKTPEPQKTDEKKTNGESEGAAGAEATNSEGNGEFQPIELPPFEIVTGERMSPFYFKFQFRNVEYSSGRNKTFLCFRVDSAGGSEEPLKGYMEDEHATAHAEEAFFQQVLPNPSKEYDVTWYVSSSPCAACAVKLANILQQRKKLRLSVFCSRLFEWEEPEIVEGLKALVQAGCKLRMMKPIDFLHVWEMYVEQEGETFTPWEDCQENYEYYVERLTDILK from the exons ATGGCCGACAGAACCAGCCGGTTAGGGGTTCGCAAGAAGGAGAAAACGCCGGAAACCAAAGCGAACGAGGAGAAGGACAAGGAAAAGGCCAAAGAGAAGGCGGTGAAGAGCCCGGACAAGCATAGTAAAGCGCAAGAGAAGACCCCGGAGCCGCAGAAAACAGACGAGAAGAAGACAAATGGGGAAAGCGAAGGGGCAGCGGGAGCAGAAGCCACTAACAGTGAGGGTAATGGAGAGTTTCAGCCCATAGAGCTGCCTCCTTTTGAGATTGTCACTGG GGAGCGGATGAGCCCGTTCTACTTCAAGTTTCAGTTCAGGAATGTGGAGTATTCATCAGGCAGGAACAAAACATTCCTGTGTTTTAGAGTGGACTCTGCAGGAGGCAGCGAGGAACCTCTCAAAGGCTACATGGAGGATGAACATGCCACCGCCCACGCTGAGGAGGCCTTCTTTCAacag gttctcCCAAACCCTTCCAAGGAATATGACGTGACATGGTACGTATCATCCAGTCCCTGTGCAGCTTGTGCAGTCAAGCTGGCCAACATCCTCCAGCAGCGCAAGAAGCTTCGTCTCTCCGTTTTCTGCTCCCGTCTCTTTGAATGGGAGGAGCCGGAGATCGTGGAAGGCCTGAAGGCTCTGGTGCAGGCCGGCTGCAAGCTGCGGATGATGAAGCCCATTGACTTCCTGCATGTTTGGGAAATGTACGTGGAACAGGAGGGTGAGACCTTTACACCATGGGAAGATTGTCAGGAGAACTACGAGTACTACGTTGAGAGACTGACCGATATCCTCAAGTAG
- the ccdc115 gene encoding coiled-coil domain-containing protein 115 yields the protein MGVSEGEESHLLLDEKLLCFMEQLELLEEKRNTLNSLIEQGWFSISKARYSMGNKQVSALQFANKMEPLVSVHVRTLENAKVEFCTERSSQKCSDESTKDPTSVEDIGPQEEGIRRRKTTKSGDKEQRETGGTGSEKAPEVNLVGKRDHNPQQDPLNWFGILVPQSLKQAQSSFKQVIELSAEIAALQIAVLNTRQELKHDLRSHDSPSGAKLNASAGSKQRKADLPSANES from the exons ATGGGTGTCTCAGAAGGAGAAGAGTCTCATCTCCTACTGGATGAAAAGCTGCTCTGTTTTATGGAGCAGCTCGAGTTACTGGAGGAGAAACGAAACACTCTGAACTCCCTCATCGAGCAG GGCTGGTTTTCCATAAGCAAGGCACGCTATTCTATGGGAAACAAACAGGTTTCTGCTCTTCAATTTGCAAACAAGATGGAGCCTCTGGTTTCTGTGCATGTTAG AACCTTGGAAAATGCAAAGGTGGAATTTTGCACTGAAAGATCTTCACAAAAGTGCAGTGACGAATCTACAAAAGATCCAACATCAGTAGAGGATATTGGGCCTCAAGAAGAAG GTATCAGGCGGAGAAAAACGACAAAAAGCGGTGACAAAGAACAAAGGGAAACTGGGGGTACAGGCAGTGAGAAAGCTCCTGAGGTAAACCTGGTTGGTAAAAGAGACCATAATCCTCAGCAGGACCCACTAAACTGGTTTGGGATTTTGGTGCCACAGTCTCTAAAACAAGCACAGTCATCATTTAAACAAG TAATAGAGCTGTCAGCTGAGATTGCAGCACTCCAGATCGCGGTTTTAAACACCAGACAGGAGCTGAAGCACGACTTGAGAAGCCATGACTCCCCTTCTGGTGCTAAACTAAATGCCTCTGCTGGATCGAAGCAGAGGAAGGCGGACCTTCCTTCAGCAAATGAGAGTTAG
- the si:dkey-109j17.5 gene encoding zinc finger BED domain-containing protein 4 isoform X1, whose product MASVSKVSILDYFNIVFEGENGKIESNCKACGTRIQAKRSVTSNFVTHLKRKHPAIYDDFVKRKDMKREGYSSACLHSFTTNGGNPRFTLPVTTGAGAGGGEGVGTLEGGGGPGGGGTKFDRHDPRQVLISEAIAKMIVLDLQPVSIVENQGFRELLQLLEPRYTPEPQHYMQGQLLPAYAYQAQLATRQAVASAHALSLSLDLWRNQSHTASGYLGVTCHYLASDWQMRSALLACLPLTCSSSVSRVLSDFDEVCHSHGVSGRAFCVVADPFSATATARPCCLPGFLVPPLLTSRQDDDPADQDLNNGKHAEQWISNGHGCNGEDADWGESWEQGLGVCRVDCFSRSLEQCVREGLFSSPQISSALTKVARFYNYITSAVPPEKLIQLFDGWLPAGTRNLHDTAVDWAAQLKVLRRLLDSVEFLEEMSSPGEVALSSSERALLRELIDILEPFTEAWDMVHGDTQRDPQTDRHVSISLALPCVLGLRKHLSETSTPHCPALLLGLSQSLERLLAPILENPLYVTATTLDPQFKLTWSSNPDWHKQVLIEELSKHCTASPPADLNTDFHSQSQTLPTPAPSPVSSLSRPCKLFSFIKQRPATQAKSLEQELSVYLREEPTDEEALHYWRRKAIDFPLLAQVAKRAFTIPACDTVVESIFSTARRLLLPERGHILPKNLETLIYLKANYKLLWT is encoded by the exons ATGGCGTCAGTTTCGAAAGTGTCCATCCTGGATTACTTCAATATTGTTTTCGAGGGCGAAAATGGTAAGATCGAGTCCAACTGCAAGGCTTGTGGCACCCGAATCCAGGCGAAACGCAGCGTCACGTCCAACTTCGTTACACATCTAaag CGTAAACACCCGGCTATCTATGATGActttgtgaaaaggaaggatatGAAGAGAGAGGGTTATTCCTCTGCTTGCCTGCACAGCTTCACCACCAATGGAGGAAACCCCCGCTTCACACTCCCTGTAACAactggagcaggagcaggaggggGAGAAGGAGTGGGCACCCTTGAGGGTGGAGGAGGCccgggaggaggggggactaaGTTTGACCGGCATGACCCCCGTCAG GTTCTGATCTCTGAGGCCATAGCTAAGATGATCGTGCTCGATCTGCAGCCGGTGTCCATAGTGGAAAATCAAGGCTTCAGAGAGttgctgcagctcctggagCCACGCTACACCCCCGAGCCCCAGCACTACATGCAGGGACAGCTGCTTCCCGCCTACGCTTACCAGGCTCAGCTGGCTACACGTCAGGCCGTAGCGTCGGCACACGCCCTCAGTCTCAGTTTGGATCTCTGGAGGAACCAGAGTCACACGGCTTCAGG GTACCTCGGTGTCACCTGCCATTATCTTGCATCTGACTGGCAGATGCGTTCAGCTCTCCTGGCCTGCCTCCCGCTGACTTGCAGCAGCTCCGTGAGCCGCGTACTCTCGGATTTTGACGAAGTGTGTCATTCGCACGGTGTGTCGGGGAGAGCGTTTTGTGTCGTTGCGGACCCTTTTTCAGCAACGGCGACGGCGAGGCCATGTTGTCTTCCCGGCTTCCTGGTTCCCCCTCTTCTTACTTCCAGGCAAGATGATGATCCCGCAGACCAAGACTTGAACAACGGTAAACACGCCGAGCAATGGATCAGCAACGGCCACGGGTGTAATGGAGAGGACGCAGACTGGGGGGAGTCATGGGAGCAGGGTTTGGGCGTTTGCCGGGTAGACTGTTTCTCTCGCTCTCTGGAACAGTGCGTCAGAGAGGGCCTGTTCTCCTCCCCGCAAATCTCCTCTGCTCTGACCAAGGTTGCACGTTTCTATAACTACATTACGTCTGCTGTGCCTCCTGAGAAACTCATCCAGCTGTTTGATGGGTGGTTGCCTGCGGGAACCCGAAACCTCCACGATACCGCTGTGGATTGGGCGGCTCAACTTAAG GTTCTTCGGCGGCTGTTGGACTCGGTGGAGTTCCTGGAGGAGATGAGCAGTCCAGGGGAGGTGGCGTTGAGTAGCTCAGAAAGGGCCCTGCTGAGGGAGCTCATTGACATTTTGGAGCCCTTCACCGAGGCCTGGGACATGGTGCAcggagacacacagagagacccgcagacagacagacacgtGTCCATCAGCCTGGCTCTGCCGTGTGTTCTCGGTCTGCGTAAGCACCTCTCGGAGACATCGACTCCCCACTGCCCCGCCCTGCTGCTCGGCCTGAGCCAGTCACTGGAGCGCCTTCTGGCTCCAATCCTGGAAAACCCCCTCTACGTTACCGCAACCACTCTGGACCCCCAGTTTAAACTTACATGGAGCAGCAACCCTGACTGGCACAAGCAAGTTCTCATAGAGGAGCTATCCAAACACTGCACAGCCTCCCCACCAGCCGATCTCAACACAGACTTTCACTCTCAGTCCCAAACTCTTCCTACCCCGGCGCCGTCTCCGGTCTCCTCGCTTTCTCGGCCCTGCAAACTGTTCTCTTTTATCAAGCAGAGACCTGCGACGCAGGCTAAAAGCCTGGAACAGGAGTTATCTGTGTACCTTCGCGAGGAGCCCACGGATGAAGAGGCTTTGCATTACTGGCGGCGTAAAGCCATTGACTTTCCTCTGCTAGCTCAAGTAGCCAAAAGAGCATTTACCATACCTGCTTGTGACACAGTGGTGGAGAGTATCTTCTCTACAGCTAGGCGCCTCCTGTTGCCGGAGAGAGGCCACATCCTACCAAAGAACTTGGAGACACTCATCTACCTCAAAGCCAACTACAAATTACTGTGGACTTAA
- the si:dkey-109j17.5 gene encoding zinc finger BED domain-containing protein DAYSLEEPER isoform X2: MIVLDLQPVSIVENQGFRELLQLLEPRYTPEPQHYMQGQLLPAYAYQAQLATRQAVASAHALSLSLDLWRNQSHTASGYLGVTCHYLASDWQMRSALLACLPLTCSSSVSRVLSDFDEVCHSHGVSGRAFCVVADPFSATATARPCCLPGFLVPPLLTSRQDDDPADQDLNNGKHAEQWISNGHGCNGEDADWGESWEQGLGVCRVDCFSRSLEQCVREGLFSSPQISSALTKVARFYNYITSAVPPEKLIQLFDGWLPAGTRNLHDTAVDWAAQLKVLRRLLDSVEFLEEMSSPGEVALSSSERALLRELIDILEPFTEAWDMVHGDTQRDPQTDRHVSISLALPCVLGLRKHLSETSTPHCPALLLGLSQSLERLLAPILENPLYVTATTLDPQFKLTWSSNPDWHKQVLIEELSKHCTASPPADLNTDFHSQSQTLPTPAPSPVSSLSRPCKLFSFIKQRPATQAKSLEQELSVYLREEPTDEEALHYWRRKAIDFPLLAQVAKRAFTIPACDTVVESIFSTARRLLLPERGHILPKNLETLIYLKANYKLLWT; encoded by the exons ATGATCGTGCTCGATCTGCAGCCGGTGTCCATAGTGGAAAATCAAGGCTTCAGAGAGttgctgcagctcctggagCCACGCTACACCCCCGAGCCCCAGCACTACATGCAGGGACAGCTGCTTCCCGCCTACGCTTACCAGGCTCAGCTGGCTACACGTCAGGCCGTAGCGTCGGCACACGCCCTCAGTCTCAGTTTGGATCTCTGGAGGAACCAGAGTCACACGGCTTCAGG GTACCTCGGTGTCACCTGCCATTATCTTGCATCTGACTGGCAGATGCGTTCAGCTCTCCTGGCCTGCCTCCCGCTGACTTGCAGCAGCTCCGTGAGCCGCGTACTCTCGGATTTTGACGAAGTGTGTCATTCGCACGGTGTGTCGGGGAGAGCGTTTTGTGTCGTTGCGGACCCTTTTTCAGCAACGGCGACGGCGAGGCCATGTTGTCTTCCCGGCTTCCTGGTTCCCCCTCTTCTTACTTCCAGGCAAGATGATGATCCCGCAGACCAAGACTTGAACAACGGTAAACACGCCGAGCAATGGATCAGCAACGGCCACGGGTGTAATGGAGAGGACGCAGACTGGGGGGAGTCATGGGAGCAGGGTTTGGGCGTTTGCCGGGTAGACTGTTTCTCTCGCTCTCTGGAACAGTGCGTCAGAGAGGGCCTGTTCTCCTCCCCGCAAATCTCCTCTGCTCTGACCAAGGTTGCACGTTTCTATAACTACATTACGTCTGCTGTGCCTCCTGAGAAACTCATCCAGCTGTTTGATGGGTGGTTGCCTGCGGGAACCCGAAACCTCCACGATACCGCTGTGGATTGGGCGGCTCAACTTAAG GTTCTTCGGCGGCTGTTGGACTCGGTGGAGTTCCTGGAGGAGATGAGCAGTCCAGGGGAGGTGGCGTTGAGTAGCTCAGAAAGGGCCCTGCTGAGGGAGCTCATTGACATTTTGGAGCCCTTCACCGAGGCCTGGGACATGGTGCAcggagacacacagagagacccgcagacagacagacacgtGTCCATCAGCCTGGCTCTGCCGTGTGTTCTCGGTCTGCGTAAGCACCTCTCGGAGACATCGACTCCCCACTGCCCCGCCCTGCTGCTCGGCCTGAGCCAGTCACTGGAGCGCCTTCTGGCTCCAATCCTGGAAAACCCCCTCTACGTTACCGCAACCACTCTGGACCCCCAGTTTAAACTTACATGGAGCAGCAACCCTGACTGGCACAAGCAAGTTCTCATAGAGGAGCTATCCAAACACTGCACAGCCTCCCCACCAGCCGATCTCAACACAGACTTTCACTCTCAGTCCCAAACTCTTCCTACCCCGGCGCCGTCTCCGGTCTCCTCGCTTTCTCGGCCCTGCAAACTGTTCTCTTTTATCAAGCAGAGACCTGCGACGCAGGCTAAAAGCCTGGAACAGGAGTTATCTGTGTACCTTCGCGAGGAGCCCACGGATGAAGAGGCTTTGCATTACTGGCGGCGTAAAGCCATTGACTTTCCTCTGCTAGCTCAAGTAGCCAAAAGAGCATTTACCATACCTGCTTGTGACACAGTGGTGGAGAGTATCTTCTCTACAGCTAGGCGCCTCCTGTTGCCGGAGAGAGGCCACATCCTACCAAAGAACTTGGAGACACTCATCTACCTCAAAGCCAACTACAAATTACTGTGGACTTAA
- the LOC105920925 gene encoding 3-beta-hydroxysteroid-Delta(8),Delta(7)-isomerase, protein MDASSAKKALHPFWPRDLVIPSYVANDRSMSEILVFLFSVSGVFLLVTWLITGINGKLGTWRRLAICWFAVCGFIHSVIEGWFSLYYAILPGDQSFLSQLWKEYSKGDSRYIIADNFTVCMETVTALLWGPFSFWAVYSFLTAKSYRFVLQLTISLGQLYGAVLYFFTEHRDGYAHSEFGHPIYFWFYFVFMNFLWIIIPLLLIVDAWRQLSTAQTYADTSERLKTKRK, encoded by the exons ATGGATGCCTCCTCCGCAAAAAAAGCTCTTCATCCTTTCTGGCCCCGGGACCTGGTGATTCCCTCCTATGTGGCCAATGATCGGTCCATGTCAGAGATTTtggtgtttctgttttctgtctctgGGGTGTTTCTGCTTGTGACCTGGCTGATCACTGGGATCAACGGCAAGCTGGGAACGTGGAGGCGTTTGGCTATCTGCTGGTTTGCAGTTTGTGGATTCATCCATAGCGTTATTGAGGGctggttttctctttattatGCCATTCTACCAGGGGATCAGAGCTTCCTGTCCCAACTGT gGAAAGAGTACTCCAAAGGAGACAGTAGATATATTAT AGCTGATAACTTTACTGTTTGTATGGAGACCGTGACGGCTTTATTATGGGGTCCGTTCAGTTTTTGGGCTGTTTACTCCTTTTTAACAGCCAAGTCCTACAGATTTGTTCTGCAGCTCACCATTTCACTTG GGCAGCTTTATGGAGCGGTGCTGTACTTCTTCACGGAGCACAGAGACGGCTACGCCCACAGCGAGTTCGGGCACCCAATCTATTTCTGGTTCTACTTTGTCTTCATGAATTTCCTGTGGATCATCATCCCTCTGCTGCTTATTGTGGATGCATGGAGGCAGTTATCCACAGCCCAAACATATGCAGACACCTCTGAGAGACTAAAGACTAAAAGGAAGTAA